One part of the Xiphophorus hellerii strain 12219 chromosome 17, Xiphophorus_hellerii-4.1, whole genome shotgun sequence genome encodes these proteins:
- the kcna1b gene encoding potassium voltage-gated channel subfamily A member 1, whose amino-acid sequence MTVVSTENMDDTSTLPGHPQDPYPLDDDHNDHDCCERVVINISGLRFETQLKTLAQFPETLLGNPKKRMRYFDPLRNEYFFDRNRPSFDAILYYYQSGGRLRRPVNVPLDMFSEEIKFYELGAEAMEKFREDEGFIREEERPLPEKEFQRQIWLLFEHPESSGPARGIAIVSVMVILISIVIFCLETLPELKEDPNDRIHQVGNTTMYYKASVLTDPFFVVETLCIIWFSFELIVRFFACPSKAAFFKNMMNTIDIVAIIPYFITLGTELADDQGNREGRGGGEQATSLAILRVIRLVRVFRIFKLSRHSKGLQILGQTLKASMRELGLLIFFLFIGVILFSSAVYFAEAEEKESFFTSIPDAFWWAVVSMTTVGYGDMYPVTIGGKIVGSLCAIAGVLTIALPVPVIVSNFNYFYHRETEGEEQAQLLNISNQNLASETNSSRRTSSVVSKSEYMEIDEDLNNSIDNFREANLRTANCTAPSQNCVNRGKLLTDV is encoded by the coding sequence ATGACTGTGGTGTCCACGGAAAACATGGACGACACCTCCACCCTGCCGGGCCACCCGCAGGACCCCTACCCGCTTGACGACGACCACAATGATCACGACTGCTGTGAGCGGGTGGTCATCAACATCTCTGGGCTGCGGTTTGAGACCCAGCTTAAGACTCTCGCCCAGTTTCCTGAAACGCTGCTCGGGAACCCCAAGAAGAGGATGCGCTACTTCGACCCCTTAAGAAACGAATATTTCTTCGATCGGAATCGTCCGAGCTTCGACGCTATCTTGTATTATTACCAGTCTGGAGGTCGGTTGAGGAGGCCGGTCAATGTCCCACTGGACATGTTCTCAGAGGAGATAAAGTTTTATGAACTTGGCGCAGAAGCTATGGAGAAATTTAGGGAGGACGAGGGATTTATCCGGGAAGAGGAGCGGCCTTTGCCAGAGAAGGAGTTCCAGCGGCAGATTTGGCTCCTCTTTGAGCATCCGGAGAGTTCGGGGCCTGCCCGGGGGATCGCCATAGTCTCAGTGATGGTAATTCTTATTTCAATCGTCATATTTTGTTTGGAGACTTTACCGGAGCTAAAGGAGGATCCCAATGACCGCATTCACCAAGTGGGCAACACCACCATGTATTACAAGGCAAGCGTCCTGACAGATCCTTTCTTTGTGGTGGAGACACTCTGTATCATCTGGTTTTCATTTGAACTGATCGTTCGCTTCTTTGCTTGCCCCAGCAAAGCAGCATTCTTCAAAAACATGATGAACACTATTGATATTGTGGCTATAATCCCATACTTCATCACTCTTGGCACAGAGCTAGCTGACGACCAAGGCAacagggaggggaggggaggaggggAACAGGCCACATCTTTAGCCATTCTCAGGGTGATCCGTCTGGTGAGGGTATTCCGGATCTTTAAACTGTCCCGACACTCTAAAGGGCTCCAGATTCTGGGGCAAACTCTCAAGGCAAGCATGAGGGAGCTGGGGTTgctcattttcttcctcttcattggtgtgattttattttccagtgcCGTTTATTTTGCTGAAGCTGAGGAAAAGGAGTCATTTTTCACCAGCATCCCAGATGCCTTCTGGTGGGCTGTGGTGTCCATGACGACAGTGGGCTATGGGGACATGTACCCTGTGACCATCGGAGGTAAAATTGTTGGATCTCTTTGCGCCATCGCCGGTGTGTTGACCATCGCACTACCAGTACCGGTCATCGTgtccaatttcaactacttctACCACCGGGAGACGGAGGGTGAGGAGCAAGCACAGCTCCTCAACATCAGCAACCAGAACTTGGCATCAGAAACCAACTCAAGCCGCCGCACTTCTTCTGTGGTCAGCAAGTCAGAGTACATGGAGATAGATGAGGACTTGAACAACAGCATTGATAACTTTAGGGAAGCAAACCTTAGGACTGCCAACTGCACCGCCCCCAGCCAGAACTGTGTGAACAGGGGGAAGCTGCTCACCGATGTGTAA
- the LOC116737172 gene encoding golgin subfamily A member 6-like protein 2 — MTDLERDFEKKEEMFDTELNPEIQEKMVALQEEHSDQKALETRKNLSQEKEEMEKAKTKECQEVQEQFEFIAAMEELENERKRLKKKYDFLKKIKEKQNEKEQNIYKMERDIKELIPNLDNDTEIILLQVKALAKEWERLKKWDIKLLAEEIKLTKSKVEVEIEKQEIHEEIATFYNVSQNLHKITMKLDERQEIIQQMQKKIKEEKEKLAREKESFQLECRLSVDEWRNLREKEKHARKKKKKLTKSKNVLKMEQKLLKKEKRGEWSKTQNLEAIFKQQDQWEMEQVTQLEKDKKESKAQIRTPEQEHMFVDFERKYQEEWKESSTVLQGIMEALQNLMVDLEKRKETERERKIPTPVEKSSVQMKKKSNKEGFSYSAGKPRCEAEGSFERKTGEMRTNQEKETTMKGVWVQMCNLFLKKAEKKPLKKQPEDRSRTSSLRASVKIPSEAHSGKSCTCGCNHKGHKKKN, encoded by the coding sequence ATGACAGATCTGGAAAGAGATTttgaaaagaaggaagaaatgtTTGACACAGAGCTAAATCCAGAGATTCAGGAAAAAATGGTGGCTCTTCAAGAGGAACATTCAGATCAGAAAGCCTTGGAAACGAGGAAAAATCTGAGTCAAGAGaaagaggaaatggaaaaagCCAAGACAAAAGAATGCCAGGAAGTTCAAGaacaatttgaatttattgcagCGATGGAAGAACTGGAAAATGAGAGGAAAAGACTTAAGAAGAAGTATGACTTCCTTAAGAAGATAAAGGAAAAGCAAAACGAGAAAGAGCAAAATATCTACAAAATGGAGCGCGACATAAAGGAACTGATACCAAATTTAGATAACGACACAGAAATTATTCTTTTGCAAGTGAAAGCACTTGCAAAGGAGTGGGAGCGCTTAAAGAAGTGGGACATAAAACTGTTGGCCGAAGAAATCAAACTAACAAAGTCAAAGGTGGAAGTGGAGATAGAGAAACAAGAAATACATGAAGAGATAGCAACTTTCTATAACGTATCCCAAAACCTGCATAAAATTACGATGAAACTGGACGAGCGGCAAGAGATAATAcaacaaatgcagaaaaagatcaaggaagaaaaagagaagctggcgagagaaaaagaaagtttcCAACTGGAGTGTAGATTGTCAGTCGATGAGTGGAGAAATCTGCGGGAGAAGGAGAAGCACgcgaggaagaagaagaaaaaactcacAAAGTCCAAAAATGTCCTAAAGATGGAGcaaaaacttctgaagaaagaaaaaagaggcGAATGGAGTAAAACCCAAAATCTAGAGGCTATTTTTAAGCAACAGGATCAGTGGGAAATGGAACAAGTGACTCAActggagaaagacaaaaaagaatcGAAGGCGCAGATTAGAACGCCAGAGCAAGAGCACATGTTTGtagattttgaaagaaaatatcaaGAGGAGTGGAAAGAAAGCTCTACTGTCCTCCAGGGAATCATGGAAGCATTGCAGAACTTGATGGTTGATCTGGAGAAGAGGAAAGAAACTGAACGGGAGAGAAAAATCCCAACGCCTGTAGAAAAAAGTTCAGTccagatgaaaaagaaaagcaacaaagaagGCTTCTCTTATTCCGCTGGAAAGCCGAGGTGTGAAGCAGAAGGTtcgtttgaaagaaaaacaggagagaTGAGAACGAATCAGGAAAAAGAGACGACGATGAAGGGCGTTTGGGTACAGATGTGCAATTTGTTCCTAAAGAAAGCTGAGAAAAAGCCCCTGAAAAAGCAGCCAGAGGACAGGAGTAGGACGTCGTCACTgagagcatctgtgaagatCCCTTCAGAGGCTCACTCAGGGAAAAGCTGCACCTGTGGATGCAACCATAAAGGCCACAAAAAGAAGAACTGA